A DNA window from Ranitomeya imitator isolate aRanImi1 chromosome 2, aRanImi1.pri, whole genome shotgun sequence contains the following coding sequences:
- the LOC138666189 gene encoding olfactory receptor 1N1-like, which produces MQANQTPIKYFILKGITDDLQLQFSIFLLVLLIYLFILFGNSTILIACQDPHLHTPMYFFLVNLSILDISCSTVALHKILIQFITGDRTVSFAACMVQMHMFGSLASINLLILVAMGYDRYVAICRPLQYHIVMSTGICAILASACWVLGSLQIIPFTVIVSGFTCYTSIEINHFFCDIVPVMKISCNDTSILEILFLIEGLLTMILIPFLLTFVSYIFIIHAILRIRTSSGRLKAFYTCSSHLMVVALLYTTLFSQYLTPNLSKTLEAKKRFSLFNTAAVPLLNPMIYSLKNKDVKKALIKILYHAKQR; this is translated from the coding sequence ATGCAAGCAAACCAGACACCAATCAAATATTTCATCCTGAAGGGGATAACAGATGACCTCCAACttcaattttccatatttctgctggtTCTTCTGATTTATCTTTTTATCTTATTCGGTAACTCGACCATTCTCATTGCTTGTCAGGACCCTCATCTTCATACACCCATGTACTTCTTCCTAGTCAACTTGTCTATACTAGACATCAGTTGCTCCACCGTTGCGTTGCACAAGATCCTCATACAGTTCATTACCGGTGATAGAACTGTTTCCTTCGCTGCCTGCATGGTGCAGATGCATATGTTTGGGTCATTAGCCAGTATAAACCTGTTGATATTGGTGGCCATGGGCTATGATCGCTATGTGGCCATATGTAGGCCCTTACAATATCACATTGTTATGAGTACTGGGATATGTGCAATATTGGCCTCCGCCTGTTGGGTTTTGGGGTCTCTACAAATCATTCCTTTCACGGTTATCGTTAGTGGCTTCACCTGCTATACCTCTATTGAGATCAACCACTTCTTTTGCGACATTGTCCCGGTCATGAAAATTTCTTGTAACGATACTTCTATTCTCGAGATCCTGTTCCTTATTGAGGGGCTTCTTACCATGATACTGATACCATTCCTCCTAACGTTTGTGTCATACATATTTATCATACATGCCATACTGAGGATACGTACCAGCTCTGGAAGACTGAAGGCCTTCTACACGTGTTCCTCACACCTCATGGTGGTTGCATTACTATATACAACACTGTTCAGCCAATATCTGACCCCAAACCTAAGTAAAACCTTAGAGGCCAAGAAACGTTTTTCTTTATTCAACACGGCTGCCGTACCTCTGCTCAATCCAATGATCTATAGTCTTAAAAATAAAGATGTAAAGAAGGCACTCATAAAGATCCTCTATCATGCTAAACAGAGATGA